TACTACTACAGTTGCCCAAAGCTCACTTTCTTTCTGCACTTCACAAACTTACCATCTCCATACCTGTATTTAATTGCTGATGTTGCAGATAGTGGGAATGGCAGTTTACAGTTTTCTGGTGGTGGCCTTCTATTGCTTCCTGGGGCTTTTCCTAGGAAATAGAATTGCAGAAACCACAGTCACGACAATCTTCTCCTTTTTGGTAATCTATTTATTGGCTTTCGATATTCCACCATAACCTGCCTGCCCTCTCCATTTTGTTCAATCTCCCTGTTACAACTCAGATGAAACTGACCGctataatcttatatatttcAGGCCCTTTCAGTGATGTTTCTGTTTATAAGGTGTACAGCAATCGACCCATCTGACAAAACCCATATCAGAAAGAAGAATAGAAGATCCAAATCAAAATTTCTGCTGAATGTAAGTTATGGCTTTATATTAAGCCAGATTATCTCAAGGTTTTTCAGAAGATTGGAGCGCAAGATCCTTAGAGCTTTTATAAGGAGGAAATACTTGGATTCTTGGCAATCCAGTGGTCAAATGGAGCCCTTGCTCCCTTTTCCCCTTGTCATGAACGATGACGCCATTGCACCAGATCCCCGAGAGGATGACATCTCATTTTGCTTGCTTTGTGATTTTGAGGTAGGCAATACATATAAACTGACAGCCTTCCACTGTTTAACTTGTATACTTGGAATCAGATTTTAGTAAAACAAGAGAAGTTAGAGTAATTTAGGAAAATCAAAATTGTGCCAGATTGCCAGTGACGTAAGAACTGCGCAGGGGATTCACACCCTTTAGTTAATGAATCTTTGACTTTCGAATAACGAAATTCATTATATTTTATGATTCTAGCCAACTATCGGGCTATCAGAAATGCATCTTCCCCTCTTGCTTTGAATTGTTgatttgttttcctaatttgcAGGTAAAAAAGCACAGCAAGCACTGTAGAACCTGCAATCGGTGCGTCGAAGGGTTTGATCACCACTGCAGGGTAAGAAGTTGGGCGTTCTCCAATGTACGAACATATtttatttcttccttttttgacAAGTAAACACCATTTTTCCCGTTTGAATTATTCCAGTGGTTGAACAACTGTGTCGGGAAAAAGAATTACACAACATTCATTCTGCTCATGCTTTTTCTGCTGTTAATGGTCAGTTCATTCCAAGATCAACTCTATTAGATCCCAAGAAGAAgtatttttctgttcttttcttcttgtttttgttaatcTCCTTACTAAAATTCCTTAATACAGCTCACAATAGAAGGGGGAACTGCTGTTGCCATTTTTGTTAGATGCTTTGCAGATAAAAAAGGGGTTGAACGCGAGCTGGAGAAGAAACTCTACGTAGAGTTTCCCAGAGGAGTACTTGCAGCAATATCTGTAATCTTCCAACTCTTCTTTTCGCCGTTCTCCATGTTTTCTTGTTACCATTTTGAATTCATGTTTTCTTTACCGGAGGTTAAGTTATCATTATGTTACAGGTCTTTTTAGTTCTTCTTACAGCATACAGTTTAGCAGCGCTGGGACAACTTTTCTTCTTTCATGTGGTTCTCATCCGAAAGGTATTTCCAGTGGCTACCTTGCTAAGCTATGCTTAGGACTGTTTTTTTGGTGCTCAGGCCAATTTCATAAAACACTGGAAGAAGCCATGAACCATTGGTTTCTTGATCCATCCGATTTTGTTAATGAGGAATATGGCAAATATAAAGGAAAAAGGAACAGGTTTGAAGAGAATATGccccaaaaaaagaaggaaaaaggaacGGGTTTGAAGATTGTTTAACTTGTTCACACACACAACTATGGCTACCGGTGTTTGgagtggaatttttttttgacatttcctTGAAATTCAAAGTATAGTCGCTCACAGAAGTGTTTTTCTGCAACATTCACAAATACCTTTTACCTTTATGCCCCATTTATCATATGATATCAACACAATAGCAATAATAGTAAATCAACATCCTTATTCCAATGCTGGATTTGCTCTGGATTTGCTCTGTCAAGATATACCAGACTAGAAGACATTTTTCGCATTTCTCCTTTCACGGTGTGCATGAGACCCATTTAGGAGATAGCAAATGGAGTTTCGGCTATTAGTATGGTAAAACGAGGCCAAATTACATTGTCATGCTCATATCCTGGAAAAACTATCAAGTCTTGATTTCAGACTCTGCCACGTAGTACAGCATAGGCTGCACTCATTGGAGATGAAATTGTTAAACTTATGGTTGGACCCTATGTCAATTCATGTAAGAGAGCTGTCTGCCCGTGACATCTTCAGGGACAAGCTGACTCCCTTTCAAAGATGAATTTGTATAGATGGTAGCGCACTAGTATCGATGGAAAACTGAATGGGACACTGTATAAGACATTGTGTTTTGCTTGTGATCTTATAAACTTAGATGTTGACATTGACTGTTCCTTGTAGGGAATGAGAACGTATGACTACATATTAGCAATGAGAGAGGAAAATCAGACCATGGAACTAGAATCAGTTGATGATTCAGATTCCTCTTCAGACGAGAGCATCGACTCTGATTCTCCTGAAAAACCTACATTTGTCTCTCGGTTTATATGCAGAAAACCACGAATAAATCAGGTAACATTTAATGAGCTGGCTTGGTTTCTGCGTCCTTAGAAATTACACAAGTCTTACGGTAATTGCTCATGAGTTTCAGAGCACTCCTAAATTATCCATAAGAATCGATGGAGAACCTGAACCTCGGACCTTTACTAAGAAGCAAGCATTCCGTGCAAGCATTGACCCGTGGAAATTAATAAGCATGAGCAGAGACAAAGCAATATTAGCAGCTGAGAAGGCCAGAGAAAGGCTTATGAAAAAGGAACCTGTAGTGGGACATGATTCACTGAAGCCACTTCCCTTGGAGACCAAAAGTGGACCATTGTTGAATTCAAATAGAAATGTGGCTGGTGCGGGGTCTGGCGTGACACCTCTAATTTCCATGGGCAGGGTTCCAGGATCCCCAGGACAGTTCTCGAGCCCAAGAAGAAGATTTTCCAGTTCTCCGATCATGTTATCCAGTTCAGCAGCAACACCAAAGCAAAAGTATAGAAGtaattttgatttgaagttAACGGAGGTCTCCAGGGAGCTTGAGACTTACATTTCAAGGCAGGTACTATGCTCACTTGTAAAGAAGGATGGCAGTGAAGCATCCCCAAGATAGGCTTCGCAAAGTCTCAGCCTTTGAGAAAGATTGGTTGCTTTaatgtgtattttttattaatattaCAAACTGAGATACAATTGACACATACATGTCATCTCCCTTCTCTCAACAATTTACAGCCAGTGGATTGTACTTGTCGTTTCTCTACTCAACAATTTACAGCGAGAAAAGAAACATCTAAACCACAAGTCGTCTGTCTTATTCGTGTGGATTGTACTTGTCACACCGAGTTGATGAGTATCTTAGGCGCTTGCCTAATCACTCTTCTTATCTGGTGGATTATTGCAGCTTTTTACCATCTTAATA
The sequence above is a segment of the Rhododendron vialii isolate Sample 1 chromosome 13a, ASM3025357v1 genome. Coding sequences within it:
- the LOC131314471 gene encoding protein S-acyltransferase 18 isoform X2 produces the protein MRRHGWQRPLHPLQIVGMAVYSFLVVAFYCFLGLFLGNRIAETTVTTIFSFLALSVMFLFIRCTAIDPSDKTHIRKKNRRSKSKFLLNVSYGFILSQIISRFFRRLERKILRAFIRRKYLDSWQSSGQMEPLLPFPLVMNDDAIAPDPREDDISFCLLCDFEVKKHSKHCRTCNRCVEGFDHHCRLTIEGGTAVAIFVRCFADKKGVERELEKKLYVEFPRGVLAAISVFLVLLTAYSLAALGQLFFFHVVLIRKGMRTYDYILAMREENQTMELESVDDSDSSSDESIDSDSPEKPTFVSRFICRKPRINQSTPKLSIRIDGEPEPRTFTKKQAFRASIDPWKLISMSRDKAILAAEKARERLMKKEPVVGHDSLKPLPLETKSGPLLNSNRNVAGAGSGVTPLISMGRVPGSPGQFSSPRRRFSSSPIMLSSSAATPKQKYRSNFDLKLTEVSRELETYISRQVLCSLVKKDGSEASPR
- the LOC131314471 gene encoding protein S-acyltransferase 18 isoform X1, with translation MRRHGWQRPLHPLQIVGMAVYSFLVVAFYCFLGLFLGNRIAETTVTTIFSFLALSVMFLFIRCTAIDPSDKTHIRKKNRRSKSKFLLNVSYGFILSQIISRFFRRLERKILRAFIRRKYLDSWQSSGQMEPLLPFPLVMNDDAIAPDPREDDISFCLLCDFEVKKHSKHCRTCNRCVEGFDHHCRWLNNCVGKKNYTTFILLMLFLLLMLTIEGGTAVAIFVRCFADKKGVERELEKKLYVEFPRGVLAAISVFLVLLTAYSLAALGQLFFFHVVLIRKGMRTYDYILAMREENQTMELESVDDSDSSSDESIDSDSPEKPTFVSRFICRKPRINQSTPKLSIRIDGEPEPRTFTKKQAFRASIDPWKLISMSRDKAILAAEKARERLMKKEPVVGHDSLKPLPLETKSGPLLNSNRNVAGAGSGVTPLISMGRVPGSPGQFSSPRRRFSSSPIMLSSSAATPKQKYRSNFDLKLTEVSRELETYISRQVLCSLVKKDGSEASPR